The proteins below come from a single Pradoshia eiseniae genomic window:
- the rluB gene encoding 23S rRNA pseudouridine(2605) synthase RluB — MERIQKVIAQAGIASRRKAEQLIQEGKVTVNGKVVKELGMKVGPNDQIEVSGVPVEKEEPVYYLLYKPRGVISAVSDDKGRKTVVDLFPFVEKRIYPVGRLDYDTSGLLLLTNDGDFANALMHPKYEIEKTYVAKVKGIPSRELMRQLERGVMLEDGKTAPAKAKMISMDRRKQTSIIELTIHEGRNRQVRRMFEAIGMPVIKLKREAYGFLTLHGVNTGDFRELTPHEVKQLRNMALNKNR, encoded by the coding sequence ATGGAAAGAATACAAAAAGTAATAGCACAAGCTGGGATTGCGTCAAGGCGCAAGGCCGAACAATTGATCCAGGAAGGGAAAGTAACCGTGAATGGAAAGGTTGTCAAGGAGCTTGGGATGAAGGTAGGTCCGAATGACCAGATTGAGGTCAGCGGCGTGCCTGTAGAAAAGGAAGAACCCGTATATTATCTTTTATACAAGCCGCGCGGTGTCATTTCTGCCGTATCAGATGATAAAGGACGCAAGACGGTTGTCGACCTATTCCCGTTCGTTGAAAAGCGTATTTACCCGGTGGGAAGACTGGATTATGATACATCCGGATTGCTTCTATTAACCAATGATGGTGATTTCGCTAATGCTCTTATGCATCCGAAATATGAAATTGAAAAAACATATGTGGCAAAAGTGAAGGGCATTCCAAGCCGTGAATTAATGCGCCAATTAGAGCGCGGAGTCATGCTAGAAGACGGCAAGACAGCTCCTGCAAAGGCGAAAATGATTTCGATGGACCGCAGAAAGCAAACATCCATTATTGAGCTGACGATTCATGAAGGTCGTAACAGACAGGTGAGAAGGATGTTTGAGGCCATTGGCATGCCAGTTATTAAGCTAAAACGCGAGGCGTACGGTTTCTTGACACTGCATGGTGTGAATACGGGAGATTTCCGTGAATTAACACCGCATGAAGTAAAGCAGCTTCGCAATATGGCATTAAATAAGAATAGATAA